GATTCTGCATGTGAATGCAAGAGTTTCTTAAATGATCGATTAGagtaaaaagtttcaaaatttctGTAAGCAAAGCTACAGAATATTGGTAAATATTATACACTCTTCTTGGACTTCCAAAGCATCGATCATGATTGTGTTCGAACAATTAAATGGAAGCAACACACACCACAATCTCTTCTATTTTTAGTCACTGAAGGTTCTTGCAAAggtttcatttgtcttttggCAGGTGTTGCCTGTTATGGTGTTCTTCAGCTGTGTCACTACAATATTGTATCACTTGGGCATCATGCAAGCCATCATCAGCAAAATGGCATTTGTCATGCATTTCACACTGGGCACAACAGCAGCGGAGTCTCTTTGCGCAGCTGCCAACATTTTTGTTGGTCTGGTAAAAATACCTTTTCAcccagaaataatatttaaatttcagttCACTGTACAGTAAGTTTAATGAACTTGGTGCAGCAACTAACCTAATAAGTTATAGACATTTGTAAGTTTGACTACTTTTAGTGTCACAAATTATAGTTGCATGGTTAGTGGTCTTGATCTCAAAGCAGGTCATGAGTTCAAATCACTCTTAGACCAATGGCTGGAAAACTTCTGTGGTCCAAAGATCAATTAGCAGGGATAAAGGAAGTAGACATTTGGGCTTTGGTTTCTTAATGTTGTACTCTATTCATCTCACATATCACCAGGATATTAAGAGTTaatacctttttcttttaaaaaacttagCAGGCCATATTAGTAAGATTCTAACTTAGGATATTTGTGGGATGTAGGTGAATTAACATGGAGGAGGGAATCGTGAAGTCCCAGTTTGTAGAGGCTAAACACAGAAATTTTGATATTTCACAGAAATGAGTTGCAGTTCATGTTAAATGTTACCACAAACAGCTTATATTTTTTACGTCTTCCATATAACGATTTGGAAACATTAATGTTACTTAATGTTAATGTTTGATTCCAGACAGAAGCACCTATCATGATCAGACCCTTCTTGCCACTAATGACCAAGTCTGAACTCCATACTGTCATGGTTGGAGGGTTTGCCACCATTGCAGGGGGTGTTCTGGCAGCATATATCCAGTTTGGAGTGAGTTTTCTAAACTTCTGCGGTTGAGACTTGTAAGCCTTTCTGAAAATTGGACCATTATCACTTGACTTTACCAGCCAATAATTAAGCTATTCATGTTTTccttatgaaagaaaaaaaaaattgggtgtatatatatatatgtatgtaataCAATTTGATGCATATTGATCACTTAATGTAGCTTGGCTAATAAAAATAGTCTTTATAAACTTTGTCAGCTGGATTTTTTGTGAGACATTTTTCATTATATTCTTGTGCTTGGCCTAAAATTGTAAGAGcagttttatgttgtttattgaAACTGTCTTGAAATGCAATTataaaacactaaaatatgATAATTGTGAGGGAACATTTAAAAGGTTAGGTACCAGTTCCTATTTCCACTCTGCTCTTTCATTGTAGATGGCCATTTGTTTTTGCACAGGTCTTTGTAACTTGTAGATTGCACATATTAATTAGATGCAACATTGCATTCAAAAGTATATTTACTTAACATGGCTTATGGATAgtgtatacaaatatattaacTTGGTGTGCACTAGGTAATCAGCATCTATCTTGATTATTGTGGCCATTTTTTTAGGAGGAGTAGCATAAAATCTGTATGATGCTGGCTAACAAGAAATGCCATGAACTTTTAAAGTTATGATAATAATTGGAAAATGTAGTATTAAGTATTTTTCAGGTCATATAGAATACAAATCTTTTATGATCACCTTTAACTCTTTCACTTTCTGCACCATAGAGTTAAATAAGATATGTTTAATTCTTAAGATTCCACCAGAACATCTGTTATGTGCCTCGGTCATGAATGCACCCTGCGCCCTGGCTGTTTCCAAGCTGTTGTATCCagaaacaaagaagagtaaAATCTCACAAGTGAATGTTATAGTACAAACTAAGaggtaatattttatcttttcagttcatctacatttattcatgtttagaATCTTCAAGCTCAAAGGTAAAAATCaagggaaaaaagggaaaaataaagagTTCATTTGCATGTGTTGGGAATGCTTCTTGTCATGATAGTTGGACACATTCTTGTAGAATATAAATTTGCACTGTGTTGGGATTACTTTTATAGTGAATATacaaattttcataaaatactttgccATTTATTGTATAGAAATATAAAGATTTGTACTTCTTTAGTCTGACCTATGTGAGCAAGATCATGATGTCAGGAACTTAAGAAGAGCTTGTTTTAACATGTTCTCTGCAGAGAGTACAGGAACCTGTTagaagctgctgctgcaggtgcTTCACTGTCCATAGCCTTGGTGGCAAATGTTGCAGCCAACCTCATTGCATTCATTGCTCTGCTGGCATTTGTTAATGCTGCCATGGGATGGTTTGGTGCATTTATCTGTTATCCTGACTTGTCTTTTCAGGTGAGTTCCACTGAAATCTGAATTGATATTTCTGGTTCTTGTCTCCTTTATCTGTCATTATCCTTGAGTGATGTTAATGCAATTCCTGTTTCAGAAAATATGCCGCTATCTGCTGATGCCCGTTGTTTATCTGATGGGTGTTCGGTGGGAAGATGCTGGAGAGGTGGCTGAGATGGTTGGCCTCAAAACGTTTCTGAATGAGTTTGTTGCATATAAGAAGCTGGCTGAGCTCATCAAGGCTAAAAAAGAGTGCATTCCTGACCAACCCTTTCTCTCTGTGAGTGCTTTCTGCATGCTTTTTAGCCAATAGTGTAGCGGATGACATGGTTTAGCTGTTGATTTTACTGCATTAAGATTAATGTGTTTGCATAAAACTTTGATCCTCAAAAAGCTGAGCTTTAAATAACCTCAGAGTTGGTAAGGTATTTTTACAGATGCCAAGTAGCTCTGACAAGTTATACCTTAAAGGTCCAGGGACCGATCTGCCCACTTTGATGACTTTATTATAAAAGCATCAGAAGGCCCTCTGTATCACAAGAGACACATGGTGCAAGGGTTAGAGTTTGAGTGCAAGTCAATGCATGAGAGTGGGTGCAGTATGGAATTTAGTAATTAAGTATTGGTGATTTGCTTGTTATTTGGATAGTGGAAGGAAAAGATTATAAGATAAACTAAGCAAATAGATGTTATTGATGTTCCGCTGCCCACCTATAATTACCTACCTGGCCTCTGCCCTGTtattctggccttgaaccagcgTGGTTCATGACAGAAGGCGTAATCATGATAGACTACATGGAAAAGGGAAAAGCTATCAATGGATAGTACTATGCCTTAGAATTAACACCACTGAAGGAAGCAATTAATTCAAAATACAGAGGGCAGCTCCAGAATAAAGCGCCTGTTCACTCTGCTCAGATTGCAGCTGCTGAAACAGCCAACTGTGGCTTTGAATTGCTACCCCAGCCGCTTTAgtattttattccttgttgctcctttgaggatcATAGGGCCgtaacaacacctcgccagcggacctggttttgggcagcccccttcagttgggcccatgtggtttcgatgtcctttgcctcgctctctgctGTTCCTTTCCAAGTCtactttggtctcccaactctcctcttcccctgagggttccagttaATACCCCAGCCCTTTTACTCACCAGACTTCTACCTGTTTCCTAAACTCAAATCCCATGTATGTGGTTGCCATTTTGGAAATAATGATGAAGTCATATGGAGGAGTTTTTCATGGACCAAGACACTACCATCCTCAGTGATGGGATTGCAATATTTAAGCACCATTAGACTAAGTACATTAATGTCAAGGGGGATTACATAGAAAAATTGTGTAAATGTCTTGTTTCTGCTACTCCTTTTGGGTGAGGCTTAGAACCTTTTAAACCACCCTTGTATGCAGTatgaaatgtttgaaagaatTATTATCCAGACATCAAAACCTtctcaaacaatatttttatacagcAACGATCAGTGACCATAGCTACTTATGCATTGTGTGGATTTGCCAACCTGAGTTCCATTGGCATCATGCTGGGGGGTCTTGGACCAATGGCACCAGACAGGGTGAAGGACATGGCACAGATTGTATTCAGAGCCCTTTGTGGGGGAGTTGTTGTCTGCTTGATTACGGCCTCCATTGCTGGTAAGGACACATTTTGCTTTGATAACAAAGTGTTTTAGCTCAAAACAAGCATTTAAAAGGTTACGCATAGTCTTGAGATTTAAGAGATGAAAATCTTGTAAAGGATTGTAATCAAACTTTAAAGATCTAGTGGGGATGAAACAATCAAAGCCCTCGCTGCTCTGTGCATAAGACTTTATGAATGcaaagaatggatgcagtcactagtcttgatcattttctttttttcctataGGGTTGCTGGTTGTAGAGCCCCCATGGGATCATCAAACCTCATGCAATGCAAGTCAAAGTGCGACTGAAAACTTTACTCAAGCTGGTCACCTAATTTCCTCCACCATCAGTACCATACTGACAACGTAATATAAAAACGATATGCATTTTAGGTTTGGAagactggagaaaaaaaaggtgctTTGGCTTTCACTGTATATAAACAGGCAGCAagattttgcttattttcttttttgtgcttgGTAATGTATGAAGCTGGACCAGTAAAACTGGGTGAAATTGATGTGTATCAGTTTGTTGCttatacaaataatttaatagCTGAACAACTTCCAACTTGAAGACTTATTGTATATCTTCATGCAAGTAACTGccaaagatgaaagaagagaatGCCAAAACTTTTTTCAGTGCAAAGACATTCCTTATGTTTAGACTTTGTAGCAAAATGCATTTTGAGATGGTATGTTATCATGCAAGTAAGCTCAGTTTATAAATATCACAAAGAGGCAGTCTTCCTAGACTTTCCATTTTTATGCAGATGAAAATGTTCAGAAACTGGGTTAAAGATTTATGAAAATTACATCATAATCAAAACTGAGACCAGATTTTAGTGATGGGTTCTAAAACGTGACATTTTTCAGAAGCCATGATCCATCAGAAAATGTTGTTGAGTGTATTCATGTGCTTGTTCCTCCATGTGGAAGGAAGGGAGCAGTGTATGTATACATTAATGTAGTCATAATTTAAGGGCATTGTGGATGCAAAACTGTTTGAAGAAACAGTTTTGACAAGCAGACTGGTTTAAGTCATTGAAGCATTTTACTTTCTAGTCAGTAACAGCTTTTATTAAAGTTGTAGTAAAGctttacataattaaaaatattttacttacacatatttatatacagttattgaattagatttttttatattggcAAACACTTTTCACATGTATGGACTTGCTATTGAATGGGGGGAAATCTGAAAAAAGGCTTGTTTTGCTGCATTATGCCATGATTCCAAAATGCTATATCCTACCGGTGACACTGTACAATCACTTTGACCAGTGGATTATATACAAGTTTTTCACAAGGGCACTAGATTCCATTTGCAGATTGTAACACTGCAGTTAGGAAAATCCCAACACCATGACAGTTTATGCTTTGTGCAAAACTGCTTCTGGGTCTACAATGACTGTGGCAGTGTTCCGTGACTACTGATATGTCATCAGCTCTAGACCTGGAAACAGTTTACTGACATCCtaaatacacaataataatCTTAAGAATTTGCACCAGACAGTTATGAAGGTTTTAAATCATGTTTACATTTCACAAGTGTCATAATAATTGCTAATATATGATTGTgttcattatttacattatggtaaggtgtgtttttttaaaaaatattcataagctttcaatattcatttttatatggtattaaaatcaaaattttcctttatatttttgatatatcCAGACAAGCGCTATTCTAGTGCTTACTACCACTGTGTCTGCTGCAATATCTTCCTGACAAGCTTTTAAAAGTGTTCAACAGTATGAAATCAACTGTGTGCTTTGGTGCTCATACCTATTGTTCATCTAGGGAGATTTATTTTTCCTAGATACCACAAGAAATTTTAGTTGATACATGTGTTGTTATTTGTGCTGTTGTCTACTATAACGGCAATAAATAGTGGGACAATTGGGTCTTGTCAAAGCTTCTTGCATTAGAGGTATTGCAGTCATGTAATTAATGCAAGTCTATTAATATATTCATgttatccttaaaaaaaaagatttaactgTGGTGCATAAGATATTCAATTTGTATTCCTGACCATTCCTTTAAATTTTGGGGAAAGGTAGAAAGCATTTACATGTATATGGATGTATGGAAACAAACctttacaataaaatttacTACTATTTATTATGTGAGTGGAAAATTGCCTTTTTCATTGTCTCTGATGTTAATATCAGTCTGACTATAGATGATAGAATCACTAGATAATGAAGCATTTGGAAATATGATGGTTTTTACTGTCGATAATACACTAGACAAGTCGTGCATCTGATGTTCACTCTCGTGCATGTGCTGGTATCTATAGGCTCTTCCACAAAATACAAGACAGCTTTGCCTTTACAGGCCCTGTCagcatttaataacaaaaaataattaaaaaacttcCCACAAGCACCCACTCACCAATAAAACTAATCATTACACACTTGCTTCCTCACTCCCTCACCAGAAATGTGTCCGTCTTTTTCTTGCATATACGGAATTGTTTCACAGAGATGTGGTGAAGCAAAGTCACATTCCTAGTGTTCAAGATAGGTCCTCCTGTTTACGCTCTGAATTCTGTTCGATGCAGATGGGGCACCCCAACTTTTGATGTCCAGAAACACTTATCCTATTAATAGAACAAACAAGGTGCTGTTTTGTGCACACTGTGCATTCCCCTTCAAGGACACGAAAAATACTCTCACTCTTTGATCAGAAATGAAGGCTCAAGAGAATGGATTCTTAGTATCTTAGCTCTGGGAAAAACtaataaatacaatttactCACCCTGCAACACATTCAAAAGTAACATTGGAAGACAACTCTATATATAaacatggtaaaaaaaaatctgttttatggATGCAGGAACTTAAATTAGCATTTTAGCAGGAACATTTCCTGGCTGATGTAAGCAACCAACACTTGCTGTAAGTGGCTGTCTTGTACAGGTTTGATTGCTATTTTGGTTTTGCTGTTTCACGCTATCTGCTGTTCTCCATGTAAAATAGCTGTCACTTCGCCAACACCATGTAGCTGAATATGGGATTTTGTCCATTTGGAACTTCTTTTCGCTTAGAAATGCTATGTCCATGACTGATGCTCACAGTAAAACTATGGATGTGTATAACTGTACATGTTTTGAGGGAATATAGGTCATCacctttaaaattaataaatatttgcatcaaaaccaaaataaatgatcctaggaaaaaaaaatgaaaggtgaAAACTTAGTAATTTGAACTATACAaagtttataaacttttatCTATTGAT
This sequence is a window from Pomacea canaliculata isolate SZHN2017 linkage group LG5, ASM307304v1, whole genome shotgun sequence. Protein-coding genes within it:
- the LOC112564685 gene encoding solute carrier family 28 member 3-like, producing MMSLTRRTPALGSVAPEDPVANIELDKVKPESENLLESKNGDTPDGEINHVRIILGGESESDDEDAGRTSSNSCIDSIHSAVTDFVSKNSSILKMVFLGMVVGIYAAYFITAIVFHQIYHCLQRPNLTPLVALTCAALFLVSVSFMWTHFGNKFLSKVVKPIHQAVNNHWEILRWVAVLLPVAGIVVIIISTVYKNPENLLSLAGLAIFISLLLISSAFPSKVNWRPVIGGFILQFYFATLILKWDVGYKVFKTIGEGAQKFLSYTDSGSVFVFGEKYRDHFFVMQVLPVMVFFSCVTTILYHLGIMQAIISKMAFVMHFTLGTTAAESLCAAANIFVGLTEAPIMIRPFLPLMTKSELHTVMVGGFATIAGGVLAAYIQFGIPPEHLLCASVMNAPCALAVSKLLYPETKKSKISQVNVIVQTKREYRNLLEAAAAGASLSIALVANVAANLIAFIALLAFVNAAMGWFGAFICYPDLSFQKICRYLLMPVVYLMGVRWEDAGEVAEMVGLKTFLNEFVAYKKLAELIKAKKECIPDQPFLSQRSVTIATYALCGFANLSSIGIMLGGLGPMAPDRVKDMAQIVFRALCGGVVVCLITASIAGLLVVEPPWDHQTSCNASQSATENFTQAGHLISSTISTILTT